From Haloarcula hispanica ATCC 33960, the proteins below share one genomic window:
- a CDS encoding phosphoribosyltransferase, with the protein MFTDRSDAAQQLVAALRRRDVVGDIVVTLAPNGVPVGNVVADATGLPMDVIVIQRIRAPNHPELTIGAVAPGGFSWINSPMMRFLDVNWEYVQEAKTHASDTVESRAVDYGETWGPLDVAGKRVLLVDDGIPTGAAMRVAIQRLQKAGANEVIAAAPVAPPDVLEEVQRWADDVVVPLKPAAFQATADYYEEFDSVTDEDATTALSDLVQRRSA; encoded by the coding sequence ATGTTCACAGACCGCTCGGATGCGGCGCAACAGCTCGTGGCCGCGCTGCGCCGGCGGGATGTCGTCGGCGATATCGTCGTCACGCTCGCACCGAACGGCGTCCCCGTCGGCAACGTGGTCGCTGACGCGACCGGGCTCCCGATGGATGTCATCGTCATACAACGTATACGCGCTCCAAACCACCCTGAGCTGACTATCGGAGCCGTCGCGCCGGGGGGCTTCTCGTGGATCAACAGCCCGATGATGCGGTTCCTAGACGTGAACTGGGAGTACGTTCAGGAGGCGAAGACGCACGCGAGCGACACCGTCGAGTCGCGAGCGGTCGACTACGGCGAGACATGGGGGCCGCTTGACGTGGCTGGCAAACGGGTTCTGCTGGTCGATGATGGGATTCCGACAGGTGCGGCGATGCGTGTCGCAATACAGCGTCTCCAAAAGGCAGGCGCGAACGAGGTTATCGCCGCTGCCCCTGTCGCACCGCCGGACGTGCTTGAGGAGGTACAGCGGTGGGCCGACGACGTTGTCGTCCCGCTAAAACCGGCGGCGTTTCAGGCCACCGCGGACTACTACGAGGAGTTCGACAGCGTAACAGACGAAGACGCGACGACGGCGCTCTCCGACCTCGTCCAGCGGCGGTCGGCGTAG